From the Erpetoichthys calabaricus chromosome 12, fErpCal1.3, whole genome shotgun sequence genome, the window GCAACTGAACCCAACCCTGCACCCATCTTCAGAGGGGTAGTCTCTGGCACTCACTGGCgcaataaaggggggggggggggtttggacaATTCCGAGGGCCTCTGACTGACAGGAACTATCAAAAAATGACCagtctaactatctatctatctattatactgccaactataccaaaatgaatatctatctatctatctatctatctatctatctatctatctatctatctatctatctatctaatcctgcctactacaccaaaatctatctatctatctatctatctatctatctatctatctatctatctatctatctatctatctatctatctatctatctatctatctatctaatcctgcctgctataccaaaatctatctatcattcGTCAAAGCCAGAAGGAGTATAAAAGCGAGCTGCTCACAAAAGATGGTGTCTCATTCTGGACCCCCTACTCATCAGAGAAGGAGCTCCAAACCAGACCTGATCTGCTAAGGATTCCTTGCCAGGGGCAGTTTAGGTTCTGCTATTGCACCATTGGGCaatgcttttgtttctttctcaaaTTGTTATAAAAATGGGGTGACCCGGTTGACACCCCAACATTGCTCCATTCCAGTTGTCATACATCGCACGACCACAGTTGGCAGGTGCATTTCCAGATCATCCTAGATTTGGGTAAATCTGTATTGGAGATGAACTCTTTAGTGGGCTCATTCTGGTACAAATAACTCAACTTCCAGTTATTAGGTTATTTCATTCTTGGTTTGTGAAAGATCAGTTAGACTTCTGGTAAATGAACTCAGTCAGACTTATGAGTTCATCTCACCTCCTGGTTCTCCTTCTTacaaaatgtcactttgtcatttttgattcagtactagagaaagagggagaggcacagtgtttgttgttttgtgtccTACTGGGTTCAGAAATCACTCCAGAGTAACCCTGTTGGTCACAGTAGACATTGTAAATTTGAAGACTTGATTTCAAAGATGGGGTTGCCCCTTTCGGTGAGAAGCACAGCTAaatctaatctatactaataaaaggcaaagccctcactgactcactcactgactgactgactgactgactcatcactaattgtccaacttcccgtgtaggtggaaggctgaaatttgacaggcttacttacaaaagttaggcaggtttcatttcgaaattgtacacgtaatggtcataaccggaacctcttttttgtccatatactgtaatagagtgcacctcgatggccgtgggaggtggacttgcgtatcgcgtcatcacgccacccacgtaatcacgtgaactgactgtgaacaaagtacgtacaaaacaaggaagagccccaaagagcgctgaagaaaacattcattacacaattgagaaggcagcaaaacaataagaagcgagcgagtgacacatacaagcatattcataagtgcagctactgaggaaacaaagcacggtgtaaaccgtaagtttaaattaagtttatagaaacgctcccactaccgtttgcaataccatattcgcgacatacaagtttaatgagaagacacaaggtataaacgagactttggatcactttgtaacggagttaaaattgctgtagcgagaaacttttaagtgccgggtcttagctaacattaaattaagccgtggacatcgcaacatcacacaagagagcggctcacgtgaactgactgaactttgaggcaagattgcttttctcctgtacaactatacattgcattctcaacagtaagcttgcacgtcttggtcatattacaaccggagtgctgaactgacaacgtggtatacaaacagaactataacaatcataataaacgaacaaaaaaacagcggagaacctgtggattaaataaaaaggctgcttccgttggcgaagcaacgaaaaaggaagaccttatatggcgttcatttataaaacagcggaaaagctgtgtaaaggctgcttcacaaaaaaacagcagagcgccttatatgatcaggcagtcagctaaagaagggaatcaatagataactataatcgtaataaatgaacaaaaaatagcggagaatccgcggactacataaaggaatagggtacctgaacagaacagtgagtctcaaatagctacacaataactataacaatcgttataaacaaacaataaaagaatacagaaccactaagctaggagaaaggacggccttatatggcgttcgtttataaaacagcggataggctgtgtaaaggcagcttcacaaaaaaacagatctttaacaaattgttattggtatattttccctcaatttaaaaaggttttcttttcttcttaataaaaatttaaaagcagtacttcgccgctgcgaagcgcagggatttggctatatatatatatatatatatatatatatatatatatatatatatatatatatatatatatacagtatgtgaatgtatgtatgtatatatatatatatatatatatatatatatgtagatatgtatatatatatgtagatatgtaaatatgtatatgtatatatatgtgtgtatgtatgtatgtgtgtatatatatatatgtatgtgtatatgtatatatgtatatgtgtgtgtgtatgtatgtgtgtatatgtatatgtatatatatgttgatatgtgtatatatatatatgtatatatatgtggatgtgtatatgtatatatatatgtagatatgtaaatatgtatacgtatatatatatgtgtgtatgtatgtatgtgtgtatatgtatgtctctatatatatatatatatatatatatgtctatatatatatatgtagatatgtaaatatgtatatgtatatatatgtgtgtatatgtatatatatgtttacataacctctttaacacactacttctccgctgcgaagcgcgggtattttgctagtatataataaaatgctaggttgtgtgtgtgtgtgtgtgttcagtcccTCCATGCAACCTGATTGGTGAGTCTGAGGATACGGTTGAAAGTGGAAGTGTGAGTATGAGACATGCCATTTGGAGTGAAGGTGTAGGAGGCACcctgagagtcaccttcagaCTCTGAAGGGGattataaaaccagacaggaggcgaGCAAGACGCCCCAAAATTACAGAGCtggagaagcaggctttatgggaatgctgGTCATGAGAGGTTCAGACGGATGAAAATAccaaggaaaggtgctgaaggcaTACGTAGGtaaagagatatcaaatatttgtaCATTTCTTCTGTGACCTGTCTTCAACAACTAATGTGGCTAATAATCAAATAATCCGCTGATGATTCTCCAGAGCTAGCGGTGTTTTGGGAGTGGATAACTCACAGGCATCGGTGAGTAGATAGTAGCTTCTGGGAGACTTGAGACACCTGTTGTATGTTATTCCAGCAAATCACTTGACTTGTAGTTTGGCAGCTTAACAAACATCTATGGGGCAATGCCCACCTTAGCCCCCTTCTAGTGCTGGTCCCAATTATCATTTGCCTGCCATTTAATTtctttgaataaaatgtaaagccTATGACTGGGATAGAAAATGCACTAAGAAGTCTACTCTTCTGGTGACTTGAGAGCCCCTAAGTGGTCCTATAGTGTTCTACCTGGAGAATCCTGCCACAAATTCACTGCCCGTGTGCCACTGTAAACTCTGTAATATTTCCCCAAGCTCAACGGCACCACAGCAGAGTTCACAGACACACTGGCATAAGAATCAAAGGGCTGGTTTCTGGCACAAGACATCCATGACAGAACTTTGTCACAATTGGACCTCCTCACCTCCTCATCCTTCTCTTGGATCAGCTTTTCTGTTGCAGCCAGTGGGAGCAAAGACAGCTCTGTGATGCTCTGCCGGGAGattttgctgaaataaaaaaaaaagagaagaagaaagaaaggaaaaatgatGGAGGAGCTGCACAAGGAGACAAGAGAACTTCACAtaagtcaggggtgtccaacgccgatcctggagggccgcagtggctacaggttttcattctaaccaactTCTTAATTAGTGCCTAGCTGCTGTTAATACACTTCTTTTGCGTTCATTGTAATTgacttctgtggtgggctggcaccctgcccggggatttgttcctgccttgtgccctgtgctggctgggattggctccagcagacccccgtgaccctgtgttaggatatagcgggttggagaatgactgactgactgtaattgacttgactcagacccctgaattgtttcttttttccttaattagcagccctgagacacaaaacgagccaacACAGGACCAGCAAACCTGTGCCAAACACaccatatctgaaaatgaagaaaggtggaggtctcagtaaggccgatctgctcaggtcaccaaaacctcttcatggtggtcttagaaaatgtttggaaatgtctactgtggcagaaagaaaggagcaacaagccatggaattaaataacaggcttaatgaacaacaagaataatcttctaattaagaaattggttggagtttgatgccccAATTGCTCGtctcacgtctcatttctgtttggctgccatttaatgaagaaaagaatcaatttagagcactgaatcctttaaaatcagggctatgaaaatgaagggaaaaggagttaattagcagtgaaaattgctcactgattaggaaaagggtctgaatgaaaacctgcagccactgcggcccaccaggaccggcgTTGGACAACCTTGACATAAGTGGACTCATTCTTTAGAGAGTCATTACAGGCTTTGGCCAGCAGATGGCAGGATTGGGATTTACACAGTGTAGCCAGTGACAAACAAATAAGGGGTGAAATAATGAGTGGGGTCTCTGCTGTTTTAACAAGAGCCCCcaaattacccccccccccgccccccagtCCACACACTTATAACCTCTTTAGCATTTTATGGCCAACGCAACTACACTTTATGCAGATTATGAAACAGCAGACCTCCTGTCAACATTTTCAATGCCAAAAGGGATGAAGCTGTCTGAGATTACGTCTTCATCATCAGTTTTGCAGCCATTTGTTATAAACACCGGGGTGACGGCTGCCGATTTTGAACCCCTTGAGGTCACCATGGGTTGTCCACGGCGGCTTCGACTTACTTGCGGTTGCTGCGGTCCTTAGCGCCAATCCGGGTCAGGCTCTGAATGCATTGGGCTCTGTAGTTCTCATAGTGGACTTCCTGGGTGACATCTTTCAGGTCCTGCATGTGGGTCTGAATCAGCATGTTTCGCAGCATGGAGAAGTCACAGTGCACTTTGTTCTCCACTGTGGGGGGTAAAAAGAGTTATTAAGGCAGTCGGAGGTCATGCGTCCAGAGAAGAGAAGACCCTGAGTGTGACAAGGACACCTGAACTGAATTTTATGAATGAGAGAAAGTCATCTAACAGTTAGCTCCACCCACTTACCCTCAGCCACACCCCAGGGATAAGCACGTCCTCTGATTGGCCGGGCCACGTTCTCATTTATAATTTCATTGCTGCCAATCACCGCAAAGGGGATGCTATTCTGTGGAAAAATGGAAAGTAGATTGCCATGAATTACAATTCTACGGATCCAGCAAAGCCAGAAAAGCAGATCAATTCACATCCTGGGTGTGAAAGGAAGTAAAAATTGAAAGCGGCAAGCGTTCTGGTCCAGAGCTTGAAAGCTGGCTTCGTTTCAGTTTAAGTGGTGTACCTTTAGAGCAAGGTCCTGCTGCTTAAACTCCTCGTCTTCATCAGAGTCACAGTCTGGAAACTGATAGATGTTGATACCATATTGCTCAATTTCATCCCGGATCTGAAAAGAGAAAGGGTCTTTATATCAAAAGCTACATCCTTAAATGTGATGTTCAGAACGTAAACTTCAAAGTCCTTGGTTAGTCACTTTCCTTGCTTGCAATCATTGTCCTCGTTAGTTGGATTGTTGTGAATTCCTGCTCTAATAATCAGAAATTCCATACACTGCACAGAAACAATCAAGAGGACACTTCATcaatgagtgaaaaaaaaaacatgtggcaAATCAGGGGGTCCCATTAGTGCTCCAGTGTTGGGTGGACACTGAAATCTTactttgatttcatgaaataCACAACAAGTTAACTTTGGCGAATGCTATCACTTAGGATATGCAAATATTAAGCGGACAATTCATATCATACATGGAAACTCACTCTGTGTTCACTCTAAATGTGACAATTATGACCCTATAAACGAAACCGAAGCCACTTTGAACTTCTGACCAACATCATGAAGAGTAAACAGTTTAGTAAAAGACCCCGGCAGCTCCGATCTGAACCTTTCTCTTGATCATCGATTGCCTTCAAAGTGCTCACCAATCAAAGCATCCTCCCGTCAGTCTCCTGTGCACTCCATCTGACTGCTGGGATTGGGAGTCCTCTCCTGTAGCACTACAATAGATTCATCTTAATAGCTGTTCTGTCAGCAGTAAGGCAACTCAAACTGACACTTAGCGTACATGACTATAATTCATTTCCTGGTCCTCCTAAGGTCAAAACCGAGAAAACCAGACAGCACTTTCATCAGAACAAGGATGAAGTTCATAGTCGGAAGCAAAACAAAGAGTTGTAAACCAACAGAACAAACTATAAAAATTAGCGCAAGAGAACTTTGACATTCAAAGTTTTCTCTTGATAAAGCAAGCTGGCATGACTGCCAGGGAAATGCCACTAGCaccctgaaaaacaaaatggcgatgTCCATAAAGACAAAAAggtgtcacaataaaaaaaatcttggaaggagatgagacgtgattttctcagagaaacactttcacatcccgcaagacaagactttgtaacAAGAGATTttaccacgcctggggccggaaataaaagacaaagtagaacgtcataaagaattcagaaacgttggcgtgatacacatgcagagcaggttagagacaatggaagtacgaaaattcaaaagtctcacaaAAAGGAtagcaaagatcgcattagcgcaaacaaatggaaaatattactcagtgaagtaacggaacagcgaaaagagattgaatatattgatcggatttaaattttaagtcggagacttgtggaTCATcgaattcatgttgccatcagggaaaagtcgtgtttgttcccaatgaagaggcgtatccctgagaattaaaagatttgttgtttggtgaaagtgaaatccaaatacgcgagtggcagagacgtgaagttgctggcacgtagcgcaggtgtgggttggcgagcgaagtgagcagggggcaaagcccctagtaaataaataataatgacgATAGAACTTCTGTCTTTCGCTATTTGTGGATTCTGTTCCTGTGAATTCACTTATCCACTGCTACAAAAGTGTAACCAATTTTATGATATCCACAGTTCACTCCCACCTATTTGTGGTCATGTGCAGCAGAAAAAAACACTTCTGAGAGGCCTCTCGTCCAGCAGCCAAACATGAGACTGAACAGTAAGAGGTTAGCGATGCCCTTAGACCTCCAGGGTTGCACGTGTGCCATGCGAATGGATCAACGTGTTTCTGTCTGGCGCTGAGAGGGGTGGGTAAGCCGCCAAACCCCATTTGTGATGGGGACTGAGGCTTACAGTTGTTCCCCATGAGCGAGGAATTCCCAGCTCGCACTGATTACATTCCTTCTGCCCTTAGTACACACTCTCgtcgctactaccgattggatggcTTAGCGAGGTCCTCGGATCGGCTCCCTACTGTGAACGATTGCGGCTTCTGGTAGAGCACTTTGAAGATGATCAACCTGAAGCTCTGTGTGCCTGACTAATGGAGTCACGTCTGTTGCTCACACTTCGAGGAGCTTCTAAACCAGACACTGCAGGTTTGCAGTTCTCCACAGTGCAAAGCCGCGAGGCTTCGTGGTGGGACTGCACAGCAATACAAGCAGACACAGTGGCAGCACGGTCCACGATCAGCACTCATGAATCCAGATTTACATTCCACTTCCTGGTTGCACCCATAAGTCTCTAAGAATGAGTTAAGCACTGAACCCTCTGCCTGGTTGCACCCATAAGTCTCTAGGAATGAGGTAAGCTCTGAACCCTCTGCCTGGTTGCACCCATAAGTCTCTAGGAATGAGGTAAGCATTGAACCCTCTGCCTGGTTGCACCCATAAGTCTCTAGGAATGAGGTAAGCACTGAACCCTCTGCCTGGTTGCACCCATAAGTCTCTAGGAATGAGGTAAGCACTGAACCCTCTGCCTGGTTGCACCCATAAGTCTCTAAGAATGAGATAAGCACTGAACCCTCTGCCTGGTTGCACCCATAAGTCTCTAGGAATGTGGTAAGCACTGAACCCTCTGCCTGGTTGCACCCATAAGTCTCTAAGAATGAGACAAGCACTGAACCCTCTGCCTGGTTGCACCCATAAGTCTCTAGGAATGAGGTAAGCACTGAACCCTCTGCCTGGTTGCACCCATAAGTCTCTAAGAATGTGGTAAGCACTGAACCCTCTGCCTGATTGCACCCATAAGTCTCTAGGAATGAGGCAAGCACTGAAccctctgtcttattttctaaTAAACACAACCTACCCTTTGCTTCATGACCTTGACCTCCTTGGGCGTTAGGGTGTCTGCTTTGGCAATGATGGGCACAATGTTGACCTTATCGTGCACAGCCTTCATAAACTCGACATCGAGAGGACGTAGGCTAGATGGGGACAGAGTGAGAAAGAGACAAAAATGACAACAGGAAACACATGAGGGTCAGTTCTATAGGACACCAATGTAAAAGGAGTCGTGGTGGCTTGGTCTTCATCTTCAGATTTCACAGGCTCTCAATTAGGGGACAATTATACGGTAGATTTGTTAGCTGTTTTAATCGATGAAATGTAAAGACATTTGCTAACACATTTCTGCGTGTTAATAATAACAAACTATCATGATAGAGGTGTTGTCTCAAGAGGATTTAGGAAATTGACAGCCATGGTGTTCAGCTCTGGGATGGCAGAGACACCAAGAACCACTAGGTGGAGTTCTAGCCTGGTGCCTTTGGTTCAAAAAGGAAAGGGCTGTCTACTTTAGGGGTACTTCAGGTGACCCTGGACGTGGTCAAAGGCTGGAGTTTACAAAGTCCTCCCTGCCACGGGGTGATTGAGCTTAGAATCAGGAGGATGAGTGTTGGCAGGAGGATGAGACCATGAAGGTGGTGAAAATGGAGTCATGTGGCATATAATGCACCAAGGTGTTAGGCACTCCAGAGTGAGACACCATTAGCATTCGCCGTCGGCAAACACCTCAGGGGCTCCACGCGATACAACCCGTCACCCTTTGACACCCAGCAGCCCACTTACCCGTGGCCGTACGGTGAAATAAAGTAGAGTATGCAGTGCACACGATTATCCTGAATGTTCTTGCGATTCAGACCACTCTCGTCCCGGAAGTACTGCTCAAACTGCTGGTCGATGTACTGGGCAATGGGCTTCCAGCTtcagttgtcacatacatagaTGGGGAGAGAGAAGGGGGGATACGTGTCATGTTACTAACCGCCAGCTCATACAACATATAAGGTCAGTCCAGGTATTTAATGAAGATGGGGTGAAGATAGCACTTAGATGGCTGGATGTCTAAAAGATAATGGCTACCTCAGTCGCTAGTCACTAAAGCCTCTACGCCACCGACAGTATCAGAATTAAATGGCTGCGTCTCCTCAGTGTGGTCTGTGCTGCAGCCCCCGTTTTCAGAGGTCTTTATCTTTAGTCAGTTCAATCACACGTCTTATGCGCTTATCCTTTAAGGCTAAGGATGTACAGATCGGCAAGTGACACCACGGCCACCACCTTATTTAAGAGAGAGAAATGCAGGAACAACAACCTCTCTGGACTTTGTAGAGGGTACGGTGAAAGCGTTCTTACAAAACATATCAATTATTGAGGAATTTAACCAAGAAATCTTTGATATCTGACACAGGAATGCTAAACGATGTGAACTTTGAGTTGCCACTCCACGTCTAGCATTTTGTGATCTTCTGCCCCAAGGCTATCTGATCTCTCGATCTCATTGTGTTATGTGTCGTCTACCAGTTCAAgttctgtattttctgtttacgcttcctttttttattttttttttgctttttatacgTTCAtgagttatttattttgtgttcatgaTCTTTTCCC encodes:
- the LOC114661765 gene encoding septin-4-like, giving the protein MDKEYVGFATLPNQVHRKSVKKGFDFTLMVVGESGLGKSTLVNSLFLTDLYTDREMPSSEECIPQTLEIIKNAVDIEERGVKVKLTIVDTPGFGDALDNSDCWKPIAQYIDQQFEQYFRDESGLNRKNIQDNRVHCILYFISPYGHGLRPLDVEFMKAVHDKVNIVPIIAKADTLTPKEVKVMKQRIRDEIEQYGINIYQFPDCDSDEDEEFKQQDLALKNSIPFAVIGSNEIINENVARPIRGRAYPWGVAEVENKVHCDFSMLRNMLIQTHMQDLKDVTQEVHYENYRAQCIQSLTRIGAKDRSNRNKISRQSITELSLLPLAATEKLIQEKDEELRRMQEMLKMMQQQMQQSQGEQSDAL